From a single Metopolophium dirhodum isolate CAU chromosome 6, ASM1992520v1, whole genome shotgun sequence genomic region:
- the LOC132947172 gene encoding uncharacterized protein LOC132947172, which translates to MNTVFTEKVFDSLVNNIKKENVSLSYNESSDSEDSNSISCKSIYNKNKKQQRDDMCQLASTSYEKDVNVSESNSEELTDTNLVNGKIVSMHTSYPSTALPIMKILSRKSGPHSCLECCFRCKNKFRLLDTPLHICQIRSIEKQNEIIKIEPSLSADSCLCHFCWITLEKSYKYNKSKNIKEESFSEKKYRLLERYVKKNVLKKKKQTCSIYLCSRSYYRKMSVNECENIKELFLTFESCRLVFNQFSKQTTDFLKFPFRLCKIHNVMILVMSTCQICGDKLNAPFDTDDWLMHEMWNCVLIENKLPLVLKPGMFICATCKRHVSKTNPDFSTIDFPRLREYILKSNATRLILYGESQDNLFNICQGSTDVAYPIVVAKLKGEKKCVRSTKVTFSDPLITTNYNFEIGDYENDIESITSTALLNVAEQNLCTPKSQPKDEEPDFVSVEPPNAIVNPV; encoded by the exons ATGAATACTGTTTTCACTGAAAAAGTTTTTGATTCTCttgtaaataatatcaaaaaagaaaatgtttcaCTTTCATATAATGAATCAAGTGATTCAGAAGATTCTAACAGTATATCTTGTAAGtctatttataacaaaaataaaaaacaacaacgaGATGATATGTGTCAATTAGCCTCTACATCTTATGAAAAAGATGTCAATGTTTCTGAATCAAATTCGGAG gaaCTAACAGATACAAACTTAGTTAATG gtaAAATTGTAAGTATGCATACAAGTTATCCGTCAACTGCATTGCCAATAAT gaaaatattgTCACGAAAATCAGGACCACATTCTTGCCTTGAATGCTGTTTTAGGTGTAAAAACAAGTTTCGTTTGCTTGACACTCCTTTACATATATGTCAAATACGAAGTATTGAAAAgcaaaatgaaattattaaaa TTGAACCCTCATTATCTGCTGATTCATGTCTTTGTCATTTTTGCTGGATAACCCTGGAAAAAtcttacaagtataataaatctaaaaatataaaagaagaatcattttcagaaaaaaaatatagattgttAGAAcgttatgtgaaaaaaaatgtattaaaaaaaaaaaaacagacatgttcaatatatttatgCTCTCGATCTTATTATcgtaaaatgtctgtaaatgagtgtgaaaatattaaagaattgtTTTTAACATTTGAGTCTTGTCgt ttagttttcaatcaattttcaaaacaaactACAGACTTCTTGAAATTTCCCTTTCGTCTTTGTAAAATTCATAATGTTATg ATCTTGGTAATGTCAACATGTCAAATCTGTGGTGACAAACTAAATGCACCATTTGACACTGATGACTGGTTGATGCACGAAATGTGGAATTGTGTATTGATTGAAAATAAACTTCCTTTAGTACTAAAACCAGGTATGTTCATATGTGCGACTTGTAAAAGACATGTTTCTAAAACAAATCCTGATTTCTCAACTATTGACTTTCCACGTTTACGGGAATATATCCTTAAGAG CAATGCAactcgtttaatattatacggaGAATCCCAGGATAACTTGTTCAATATATGTCAAGGATCAACAGATGTGGCATATCCCATTGTTGTTGCTAAActtaaaggagaaaaaaaatgtgttcgtTCAACAAAAGTTACGTTTTCTGATCCTTTAataactacaaattataattttgaaattggcGATTATGAAAATGATATAGAATCAATAACAAGCACTGCATTATTAAATGTAGCTGAACAAAATTTGTGTACACCTAAATCACAACCAAAAGATGAAGAACCTGATTTTGTATCAGTAGAACCACCTAATGCGATAGTTAATCCTgtttaa